A single region of the Sulfurospirillum arsenophilum NBRC 109478 genome encodes:
- a CDS encoding ArsS family sensor histidine kinase, translated as MKWYHSIITRITLIFALALLGIGAIFFSLSIHDRENTMRRMHDYTHIAVRSVFDPNVKQLDFNKLEEMGFTLIDDRKLQEKILSLPKPPQPFPMKRMEEKIRLGLYVVPHGIHIYAVLQKRDDEPIILQVPFEKEIFPQILFPFLTFAFVIMLYIGIIRSILPLKTLREKIKHFANGDYDITCKSNSKDEIAALANEFDSAVFKIKSLRDSRQLFLRNIMHELKTPITKGKLAAEMIEDATYTNILQNVFKRQEALLVEFSRIEKLSADELKLDIKRYHIEDIVDFALDILEDKHENITCNLIPVELNVDFELFGVVLKNLLDNGVNYSHDHRVTLTNDLKTITVSNHAPALEFPIERYAEPYFLEGKKQKSSRGLGFGLFITWHVIRLHGMRLQYKREGEMNHFVIYM; from the coding sequence ATGAAATGGTACCACTCGATCATCACGCGCATTACGCTTATTTTTGCACTTGCCTTGTTGGGTATCGGTGCCATCTTTTTTTCACTCTCTATCCATGATCGTGAAAACACTATGAGGCGTATGCACGATTATACGCATATCGCCGTTCGTTCTGTCTTTGATCCAAACGTAAAGCAACTTGATTTTAACAAGCTTGAAGAGATGGGGTTCACGCTTATTGACGACCGCAAACTCCAAGAAAAAATCCTATCGTTGCCGAAACCACCACAACCTTTCCCCATGAAACGGATGGAAGAGAAAATACGACTGGGATTGTATGTCGTCCCACATGGCATTCATATTTACGCTGTTTTGCAAAAAAGAGACGACGAACCCATCATTTTACAAGTCCCTTTTGAAAAAGAGATTTTCCCACAAATTCTCTTCCCTTTCTTGACATTTGCTTTTGTCATTATGCTGTATATTGGCATTATTCGCAGTATCCTTCCACTTAAAACCTTACGCGAAAAGATCAAGCACTTTGCCAATGGAGATTATGACATTACATGTAAAAGTAACAGTAAAGATGAAATCGCCGCTCTTGCCAATGAATTTGACAGTGCTGTTTTCAAAATAAAATCTCTGAGAGACTCAAGGCAACTCTTTTTACGCAACATCATGCACGAACTTAAAACACCGATTACCAAAGGTAAACTCGCGGCTGAGATGATCGAAGATGCGACCTATACCAACATTCTTCAAAATGTTTTTAAGCGTCAAGAAGCCCTTTTAGTGGAGTTCTCACGCATCGAAAAACTCAGTGCTGATGAACTTAAACTCGATATAAAACGCTATCACATCGAAGATATTGTGGATTTTGCCCTTGATATTTTGGAAGACAAACACGAGAACATTACATGTAATCTCATCCCCGTTGAACTCAATGTCGACTTTGAACTGTTTGGCGTTGTACTTAAAAACCTTTTGGACAACGGCGTTAACTATTCCCATGACCACCGTGTTACACTAACCAATGATCTCAAAACCATCACCGTTTCCAACCATGCTCCCGCATTAGAGTTCCCAATTGAGCGTTATGCTGAGCCTTACTTTTTAGAAGGTAAAAAACAAAAAAGTTCTCGCGGTCTTGGGTTTGGGCTGTTTATCACATGGCATGTAATTCGTTTGCATGGTATGAGATTGCAGTATAAACGTGAAGGCGAAATGAACCATTTTGTGATTTACATGTAA
- a CDS encoding response regulator transcription factor, which translates to MQPNLLMIEDDVELAEILCNFLKRYNITVTNYDDPYLGISALSLTKYDLLILDLSLPGMDGLEICKEVRSKSDIPIIISSARSDLEDKIVGLELGADDYLPKPYEPKELYARIMSVLRRYKKSNSPHEETSISTLILKEESHTIFFNNAPMTLTPAEYDVLAHLIKKNNCVVSRTELLNSALSLNEDNESRSLDVLISRIRTKLGESSKEPRLIHSVRGIGYRLQA; encoded by the coding sequence ATGCAACCCAACCTTTTAATGATCGAAGATGATGTCGAACTCGCCGAAATTTTATGCAATTTTTTAAAACGCTATAACATCACCGTCACCAATTATGACGATCCCTATCTTGGCATCAGTGCCTTAAGCCTTACAAAATATGACCTTCTTATACTTGACCTTTCACTTCCAGGTATGGATGGACTCGAAATTTGTAAAGAGGTACGCTCGAAAAGCGACATCCCTATCATCATCTCTTCCGCACGCAGTGATCTGGAAGACAAGATCGTAGGGCTAGAACTAGGAGCAGATGACTACCTACCAAAGCCTTATGAGCCTAAAGAGCTTTACGCACGCATTATGAGTGTGCTAAGGCGTTATAAAAAGAGCAATTCGCCCCATGAAGAAACGTCGATTTCTACTTTGATTCTCAAAGAAGAGAGCCATACCATCTTTTTTAACAATGCACCCATGACACTCACTCCAGCCGAGTACGATGTTCTCGCACACCTCATCAAAAAGAACAACTGCGTCGTTTCACGAACGGAGTTGCTCAACAGTGCACTCAGTCTCAACGAAGACAACGAAAGCAGGAGCCTTGATGTCCTCATCAGCCGCATCCGAACAAAACTGGGTGAGAGCTCCAAAGAGCCTAGGCTGATTCATTCGGTACGTGGCATTGGGTATAGGCTTCAAGCATGA
- a CDS encoding thioredoxin domain-containing protein — MKKQLLWFVALITSTLFAATDAQIVEHFKSTIQVPNITIEVVSRKGVDGIDGMDFVTLNLSDGARSQKLSIFTKDDLIFPDVISIKQGGSIKEMMEMAELQKKLSAIYKKEEKKNIVSLGNDPKKETLVVFTDPECPYCRQELAQIEQRLTTNNLKLIFTPVHERSSLEKSVLIYNETAKTKSDAEKIKILKKYYDENVKYEQKISDAEVAHIDELKVKYFGAGIKGVPFIVKEKELLK, encoded by the coding sequence ATGAAAAAACAACTTTTATGGTTTGTTGCGCTTATTACTAGCACTCTTTTTGCAGCAACTGACGCACAGATTGTCGAACACTTTAAATCAACAATTCAAGTGCCAAATATTACCATCGAAGTAGTCTCACGCAAAGGCGTTGATGGCATTGATGGAATGGATTTCGTGACTTTAAATCTTAGCGATGGAGCACGTTCACAAAAACTCAGCATCTTTACCAAAGATGATTTGATCTTCCCTGATGTGATCAGTATCAAACAAGGTGGAAGTATCAAAGAGATGATGGAGATGGCAGAGCTTCAGAAAAAGCTTTCAGCAATCTACAAAAAAGAGGAGAAGAAAAACATCGTCTCTTTAGGAAATGACCCTAAAAAAGAGACTTTAGTGGTTTTTACCGATCCTGAGTGTCCTTACTGTAGGCAAGAGCTTGCTCAAATCGAGCAACGCCTTACAACCAACAACCTCAAACTCATTTTTACACCGGTTCATGAGAGAAGTTCTTTAGAAAAATCAGTACTGATCTACAATGAAACCGCCAAAACAAAAAGTGATGCTGAGAAGATCAAAATCTTGAAAAAATACTACGATGAAAACGTCAAATATGAGCAAAAAATCAGTGATGCTGAAGTTGCGCACATTGATGAACTCAAAGTCAAATACTTTGGTGCAGGCATCAAAGGCGTACCATTTATTGTCAAAGAAAAAGAGCTTTTAAAATAA
- a CDS encoding HD domain-containing protein, which yields MSQKWAYLNDMEGCNVVALYTLHNLVEIVYLKEGKQRSLTLNFHVAGGAMGYVECFQLDSIPLPPSKVKHALSSSISKFLHVNLYAELNEHEHYEELELVCEEGTYLLYFSDDAEEEHYAKIEKNKAPHLPKVAKIEATLSQELFSVDFFKENLSFALIAHGEQKTPHGLPYSMHLLSVASEIINALFVEPLSFDENNVAIACALLHDVNEDTSTNITKETHLAGNVEVIAKGVAALTKDKTLLSKEMQMRDSLERLKKRQNCVAMVKLADRITNLGIPPKHWDDAKKRKYLEEAKLILQELGYAHHYLAMKLQEKIEAYSLYM from the coding sequence ATGAGTCAAAAGTGGGCTTATTTAAACGATATGGAGGGCTGCAATGTTGTGGCACTGTATACGCTTCACAATCTTGTAGAAATTGTATATCTTAAAGAGGGGAAGCAACGAAGCCTTACGCTTAATTTTCATGTCGCAGGTGGAGCGATGGGTTACGTTGAGTGCTTTCAACTAGATTCCATTCCTTTGCCTCCTTCAAAAGTCAAACATGCGCTGAGTTCTTCGATCTCAAAATTTTTACATGTAAATCTTTATGCGGAGCTAAACGAGCATGAACACTATGAAGAGCTAGAGCTTGTGTGCGAAGAGGGCACTTATTTACTCTATTTTAGTGACGATGCAGAGGAAGAGCATTACGCTAAAATTGAAAAAAATAAAGCACCACATTTGCCTAAAGTTGCAAAAATAGAGGCAACATTGTCACAAGAGCTTTTTAGCGTGGACTTTTTCAAAGAAAATCTCTCTTTTGCACTCATAGCGCATGGTGAACAAAAGACACCGCATGGACTGCCGTACAGTATGCATCTTTTAAGTGTTGCCAGTGAAATCATCAATGCTCTTTTTGTTGAGCCGTTGAGCTTTGATGAAAACAATGTCGCCATTGCCTGCGCGCTTTTGCATGATGTCAATGAGGACACATCCACCAACATTACGAAAGAGACACATTTGGCAGGTAATGTGGAAGTCATTGCCAAAGGGGTTGCGGCACTCACCAAAGATAAAACACTGCTTTCCAAAGAAATGCAAATGAGAGATAGTTTAGAGCGACTGAAAAAGCGTCAAAACTGCGTAGCCATGGTAAAACTAGCCGATCGCATTACCAACTTGGGAATTCCTCCGAAGCATTGGGACGATGCTAAAAAACGGAAGTATCTGGAAGAAGCAAAACTCATTTTGCAAGAATTGGGGTATGCACATCACTATTTAGCCATGAAATTGCAAGAAAAAATTGAGGCGTATTCGCTTTACATGTAA
- a CDS encoding DUF234 domain-containing protein has translation MPKHPTLLHQFRSFYLQNHADDIEKALEYFSVFGGTSWKVDMHKPLLELMETKIFKNYPYIHSDIAKVTFSNKLSHALLSAMATGDRRVHSTFKRAHISREEGESALDTLLDSALIRFEYSLERPVNIDDDNSDKLSFMTPFMRFWFAFVSPFYKTIKEGDYSEVEKSFASREQEFYELIFKKLSFELLRKLMIEDPIVEVGSYWDKNAEIDILAKTQSGKLIAGSTKYKNTKVKKTELSKLKEQCAKAEFEPDLFVIFSKSGFTSELKALKGDDLKLFTIKSMKALVEEISDKELIPCEGKKY, from the coding sequence ATGCCAAAACACCCTACTCTTTTACACCAGTTTCGCTCTTTTTATCTTCAAAACCATGCCGATGATATTGAAAAAGCTCTTGAGTATTTTTCTGTTTTTGGAGGAACAAGCTGGAAAGTGGACATGCACAAGCCTCTTTTAGAACTTATGGAAACCAAAATTTTCAAAAATTATCCCTATATTCACTCCGATATTGCCAAAGTAACCTTTAGTAATAAGCTCAGTCACGCTCTTTTAAGCGCTATGGCAACAGGCGATCGTCGTGTGCATTCAACCTTTAAGAGAGCACACATTAGCCGAGAAGAAGGCGAATCTGCACTCGATACACTGTTAGACAGTGCACTAATCCGCTTTGAGTATTCACTGGAACGCCCCGTCAATATAGACGATGACAACTCCGACAAACTGAGCTTCATGACCCCTTTTATGCGCTTTTGGTTTGCCTTTGTTTCACCGTTTTATAAAACGATCAAAGAGGGCGATTACAGTGAAGTTGAAAAATCATTCGCATCGCGTGAGCAAGAATTTTATGAGCTTATCTTTAAAAAACTCTCATTTGAGCTTTTGCGTAAACTAATGATCGAAGATCCTATCGTGGAGGTGGGAAGCTATTGGGATAAAAACGCTGAAATTGATATTTTGGCTAAGACGCAGTCGGGTAAACTCATTGCAGGAAGTACCAAATACAAAAACACTAAAGTGAAGAAAACCGAGCTTTCAAAACTTAAAGAGCAATGTGCCAAAGCAGAATTTGAGCCCGATCTTTTTGTCATTTTTTCAAAAAGTGGTTTTACGTCCGAACTCAAAGCGCTTAAAGGTGATGATCTAAAACTGTTTACGATCAAAAGTATGAAAGCATTGGTAGAAGAAATTAGTGACAAAGAGTTGATTCCTTGTGAAGGTAAAAAATACTAG
- a CDS encoding CDGSH iron-sulfur domain-containing protein: MSPVKMSLEANKSYHFCTCGKSASTVLCDGSHKGSGLTPKEFTVTESKEYYLCACKKSANAPFCDGSHSK; this comes from the coding sequence ATGTCACCTGTAAAAATGTCACTCGAAGCCAATAAAAGTTACCACTTCTGTACCTGTGGAAAAAGTGCCAGCACTGTTTTGTGTGATGGCAGCCATAAAGGCTCAGGTCTTACGCCTAAAGAGTTTACGGTTACTGAAAGCAAAGAGTATTATCTGTGCGCCTGTAAAAAAAGTGCAAATGCTCCATTTTGCGACGGAAGTCACTCCAAGTAA
- a CDS encoding pirin family protein: protein MAFIIHRANQRGVAEHGWLHSHFSFSFAEYYNKARMGFGALRVINDDIVEAGEGFGMHPHRDMEIISIVTKGVLIHKDSFGNHGEVHAGEIQYMSAGEGVLHSEFASKDESAALFQIWIHPNQKGGKPLYNQRDFRDVTKSNQWVTLVSPDGRDHSIAIKQEAFIATTELEEGKTISLAPSSSNRGKLVLIVEGKIEVDGVTLEARDEVQITESKAYELKALKPSWVLVFDVPMH from the coding sequence ATGGCATTTATCATTCATAGAGCAAACCAAAGAGGTGTTGCGGAACATGGTTGGCTTCATAGCCATTTTAGCTTCTCCTTTGCGGAGTATTACAATAAAGCTCGCATGGGATTTGGCGCATTACGTGTCATTAACGATGACATTGTTGAAGCAGGAGAAGGATTTGGCATGCACCCCCACCGCGATATGGAGATCATCTCCATTGTCACCAAAGGGGTTCTTATTCATAAGGACTCTTTTGGAAATCATGGTGAAGTTCATGCAGGTGAGATTCAGTATATGAGTGCAGGAGAAGGCGTTTTACACTCCGAATTTGCCTCCAAAGATGAATCTGCTGCACTGTTTCAAATTTGGATACACCCCAATCAAAAAGGTGGTAAACCTCTTTACAATCAACGTGATTTTAGAGATGTCACCAAGAGCAATCAGTGGGTAACGCTGGTTTCACCTGATGGCAGAGACCACTCGATTGCGATCAAACAAGAGGCATTTATCGCTACAACCGAGTTAGAGGAAGGTAAAACAATTTCCTTAGCACCTTCTAGCTCAAATCGTGGTAAACTCGTACTCATTGTCGAAGGCAAAATAGAAGTCGATGGTGTGACACTAGAAGCAAGAGATGAAGTACAGATCACCGAAAGTAAAGCCTATGAGCTTAAAGCGTTGAAACCCTCTTGGGTTTTAGTATTTGATGTGCCAATGCACTAA
- a CDS encoding YceI family protein, whose product MKIKTLLASSLLAGTALFAGNYNVDPMHSSADFSVKHAMISTVKGNFSTFNGSFVYDEATKTLKSLNGTIQATSIDTGIKDRDEHLRSADLFDVAKYPTITFALDEIKGDKAYGKLTMKGITKPVVLAFENGGAATDLYGNKRVGLGLTGKINRSDFGISWNKALETGGVIVGEEVKIDVALEGILQK is encoded by the coding sequence ATGAAAATCAAAACTTTACTCGCATCATCCCTGTTGGCAGGAACTGCTTTATTTGCTGGCAATTACAACGTTGATCCTATGCACTCAAGTGCGGATTTTAGTGTTAAACACGCCATGATTTCAACCGTAAAAGGGAATTTTTCAACATTTAACGGAAGTTTTGTATACGATGAAGCAACTAAAACGCTTAAATCTTTAAATGGAACCATTCAAGCAACTTCGATCGATACAGGCATTAAAGACAGAGACGAGCATTTACGCTCAGCAGATCTTTTTGATGTTGCAAAGTACCCAACGATCACGTTTGCATTGGATGAAATCAAAGGTGACAAAGCCTACGGAAAATTGACCATGAAAGGTATTACAAAACCTGTTGTTTTAGCTTTTGAGAACGGCGGAGCCGCAACAGATCTTTATGGCAACAAACGTGTAGGTCTTGGCCTTACTGGTAAAATCAATCGCTCAGATTTTGGTATCTCATGGAATAAAGCGCTTGAAACAGGTGGTGTGATCGTGGGTGAAGAGGTTAAAATCGACGTAGCACTAGAAGGCATTTTGCAAAAATAA
- a CDS encoding MarR family winged helix-turn-helix transcriptional regulator: MKLRSEVKSYGERTDKSMQTWIQILRAFTKIRAKELKYINECGLTMNQFEVLEVLYHRGDLQVGSITKLIMSTPGNVTVVVKNLTRDGLVKTLPSLEDSRVRIVSITEAGKSLIGGMFGKHAANLTSYFDVLSDEEMVVLYDLLRKVQKAQ; encoded by the coding sequence ATGAAACTAAGATCAGAAGTTAAAAGTTATGGTGAGCGCACAGATAAGAGTATGCAAACGTGGATACAAATACTTAGAGCCTTTACCAAAATCCGTGCCAAAGAGTTGAAGTATATCAACGAATGCGGTTTAACGATGAATCAGTTTGAAGTTTTAGAAGTCCTTTACCATCGTGGCGATTTGCAAGTAGGTTCTATCACAAAGCTCATTATGAGCACTCCGGGCAATGTCACTGTGGTTGTCAAAAATCTAACACGAGATGGCTTAGTGAAAACACTGCCATCACTTGAAGATAGCCGTGTGCGTATCGTAAGCATTACCGAAGCGGGAAAATCGCTCATCGGTGGTATGTTTGGAAAACACGCAGCCAATCTAACGAGTTATTTTGACGTGTTATCCGATGAAGAGATGGTGGTCCTTTACGACCTGTTACGAAAAGTGCAAAAAGCGCAATAG
- the selB gene encoding selenocysteine-specific translation elongation factor yields the protein MDYIIVGTAGHVDHGKTALITALTGFEGDSLEEEKRRGITINLSFSSMQNEAKNVAFIDVPGHEKLLKNMISGAFGFDASLVVVDANEGIMPQTKEHLEILNLLHVKNIIIALTKKDLASLEVIEQRQYEITEHLKTLKNLHLVEIIPVSVYEPSSIQTLKNALFALPVTPKKSNGLFRYYVDRSFSIAGAGTVVTGTVLDGTIKVGEKLFAPELEKEFVIRNLQVHDHDVEAAYSSQRTAINLQNAQKTSFEKGALLCKKGFIRGFDCADVWVESIGGHALKHNAKVILYVGTKQVEARILFYENEDKTDKGYAKLQFNHKLFLVHDEPFIICASGRTIGGGRVLNPINDPMKKKVKLELLKALDTKDYKSAFTILVEMHKHGFGLISSNQRFGLNHEEAIIIANEMSDVFVDEKGLVLYPISMKNELERIVQAIYTKNAYALLSANSLSMKLKWASVALVESVLQKLSDEGMLDLVNGIYKNAQIDIENIETLIEDKLYDILLKAEFTPEAPYNIYDDLDIDRKMGDDALKSLTRAKKVVRLEHNLFVTTIALSAMMTHLRDIMRKENGVDIKAYKEHFDISRKYLVAYLDYLDNFEDVKKEGNRRVLV from the coding sequence ATGGACTATATTATCGTTGGAACAGCAGGACACGTCGATCACGGCAAAACGGCTCTTATTACAGCTCTTACAGGCTTTGAGGGAGATAGTTTAGAAGAGGAAAAACGCCGAGGAATCACCATCAACCTCAGTTTTTCCAGTATGCAAAACGAAGCAAAAAACGTCGCGTTTATCGATGTCCCTGGGCATGAAAAGCTTTTAAAAAACATGATTTCAGGTGCGTTTGGTTTTGATGCGAGCTTGGTCGTTGTGGATGCAAATGAGGGCATTATGCCTCAAACCAAAGAGCATTTGGAGATCTTAAATCTTTTACATGTAAAGAATATTATCATCGCACTGACTAAAAAAGACCTCGCCTCTTTGGAGGTAATCGAGCAACGTCAATACGAGATTACCGAGCACCTTAAAACACTGAAAAACCTTCACCTTGTTGAGATCATTCCTGTGAGCGTGTATGAGCCAAGTTCTATTCAAACACTCAAAAACGCCCTTTTTGCACTGCCTGTAACACCCAAAAAAAGCAACGGTCTTTTTCGCTACTATGTGGATCGCTCTTTCTCCATCGCAGGTGCGGGTACGGTTGTTACGGGAACGGTTTTGGATGGAACGATTAAAGTCGGGGAAAAACTTTTTGCACCAGAACTTGAGAAAGAGTTTGTCATCCGAAATCTTCAAGTCCACGACCACGATGTTGAAGCTGCCTACTCTTCTCAGCGAACCGCGATCAACCTTCAAAATGCGCAAAAAACCTCTTTTGAAAAAGGAGCACTTCTCTGTAAAAAAGGGTTTATTCGTGGCTTTGACTGCGCTGATGTCTGGGTTGAAAGTATTGGGGGACATGCGCTTAAACATAACGCAAAAGTCATCCTTTATGTAGGAACTAAGCAAGTGGAAGCGCGTATTTTGTTCTATGAAAATGAAGACAAGACAGATAAAGGTTATGCTAAATTACAATTTAACCACAAGCTCTTTTTAGTCCATGATGAGCCGTTCATCATCTGTGCAAGTGGTCGCACCATCGGTGGTGGACGCGTTCTCAACCCCATCAATGATCCAATGAAGAAAAAGGTTAAATTAGAACTTCTCAAAGCACTGGATACCAAAGATTATAAGAGTGCTTTTACCATTTTAGTCGAGATGCACAAACACGGTTTTGGACTTATCTCGTCCAACCAACGCTTTGGTCTGAATCATGAAGAAGCCATCATTATCGCCAATGAAATGAGTGACGTTTTTGTCGATGAAAAAGGCTTAGTCCTCTATCCTATTTCAATGAAAAACGAGTTAGAGCGCATCGTTCAAGCCATTTACACGAAAAATGCTTACGCCCTACTCTCAGCCAATTCGCTCTCAATGAAGCTCAAATGGGCAAGCGTTGCTTTAGTGGAAAGTGTGCTGCAAAAGCTGAGCGATGAAGGAATGCTCGATTTGGTCAATGGCATCTACAAAAATGCGCAAATTGATATCGAAAATATCGAAACACTCATCGAAGATAAACTCTATGACATCTTACTAAAGGCTGAATTTACACCCGAAGCTCCGTATAACATCTACGATGACCTCGACATTGACCGCAAAATGGGTGATGACGCACTCAAAAGCCTCACACGTGCTAAAAAAGTCGTACGATTAGAGCACAATCTCTTTGTCACCACCATTGCCTTAAGTGCCATGATGACGCATTTAAGGGACATTATGCGCAAGGAAAATGGTGTTGATATCAAAGCTTACAAAGAGCACTTCGACATCAGCCGAAAATACCTAGTCGCCTACCTTGACTACCTCGATAATTTTGAGGATGTCAAAAAAGAGGGAAACCGAAGGGTGCTTGTTTAA
- the selA gene encoding L-seryl-tRNA(Sec) selenium transferase, which produces MNSLRTLPKVDKCLSHPLFEDANATLVMKIARTKIEELRQALMNKELESFDEEALMHEMKKAYDALFEPSLKPLINATGVILHTNMGRSLISKTLLERASEVICNYSNLEYNLEMGSRGERYEHVSTHLKELLNVEDVLVVNNNASAVFLILNTFAKNQEVVVSRGELVEIGGSFRIPEVMKQSGALLCEVGATNKTKIADYESAINENTVMLMKVHQSNFSIEGFSEDVAYENLKQLATQNNLLDYYDLGSGYVPKLPYNLGNREHSLSEILTCNPSLISFSGDKLFGSVQAGIIAGRADLIAKLKKNQLLRMLRVDKITLSLLEESIKAYLAEEYEQIPTLWLLFRSVEELAQRALHVKEIIGENVCDVVESETYMGGGTLPNRRFPTIALHVKGKATLLERKFREKHVIGRIENDQFLLDFRTILPSVEEKLIDIIKSIVGN; this is translated from the coding sequence ATGAACAGTTTAAGAACGCTTCCAAAAGTTGACAAATGTCTTTCTCATCCGCTTTTTGAAGACGCTAATGCAACCTTAGTGATGAAAATTGCCAGAACAAAAATCGAAGAGTTACGCCAAGCACTGATGAACAAAGAGCTTGAAAGCTTTGATGAAGAAGCGTTAATGCACGAGATGAAGAAAGCATATGACGCGCTTTTTGAGCCTTCGCTCAAACCTCTCATCAACGCCACAGGTGTTATTTTGCACACCAATATGGGCAGAAGTCTCATCTCTAAAACCCTGCTGGAACGTGCAAGCGAAGTCATCTGTAACTACTCCAATTTAGAGTACAACTTGGAAATGGGTAGCCGAGGTGAGCGCTATGAACATGTCAGCACACATCTCAAAGAGCTTTTAAATGTTGAAGATGTACTCGTTGTCAACAACAACGCCTCCGCCGTCTTTTTGATCTTAAACACCTTCGCCAAAAACCAAGAAGTGGTCGTCTCTAGGGGCGAACTGGTCGAGATCGGCGGAAGTTTTCGCATTCCTGAAGTGATGAAGCAAAGTGGAGCACTTTTGTGTGAAGTGGGAGCGACCAATAAAACGAAAATCGCCGACTACGAGAGCGCCATCAATGAAAACACTGTGATGCTCATGAAAGTGCATCAGTCCAATTTCTCCATCGAAGGCTTTAGCGAAGATGTTGCGTATGAAAATCTCAAGCAATTAGCCACCCAAAACAACCTTTTGGACTACTACGACTTAGGCAGTGGTTATGTGCCAAAACTTCCGTATAACTTAGGCAACCGTGAACATTCACTCTCAGAAATTCTTACATGTAATCCATCCTTGATTAGCTTTAGCGGTGACAAGCTTTTTGGAAGTGTTCAAGCAGGCATTATCGCGGGACGCGCAGACTTGATCGCAAAGCTTAAAAAGAACCAACTTCTTCGAATGCTACGTGTGGATAAAATCACCTTGAGTCTACTCGAAGAGAGCATCAAAGCGTATCTGGCAGAAGAGTATGAGCAAATTCCTACCCTTTGGCTGCTGTTTAGAAGTGTCGAAGAACTCGCGCAAAGAGCTTTACATGTAAAAGAGATTATCGGTGAAAATGTGTGTGACGTTGTAGAGAGTGAAACCTATATGGGTGGCGGTACACTGCCTAATAGGCGCTTTCCTACCATCGCTTTACATGTAAAAGGAAAAGCAACCCTTTTAGAGCGAAAATTTCGAGAAAAGCATGTCATTGGTCGCATTGAAAATGACCAGTTTTTACTTGACTTTCGCACCATTCTTCCAAGTGTAGAAGAAAAACTTATTGACATTATCAAAAGCATTGTAGGCAATTAA
- a CDS encoding response regulator, with product MNKRNFELLGSFTILYIEDEADLLKHTTSVLEDFVKKIYPVQTIDEALEIVQNEKIDVIIADIHLKYSNGLDFLRTVKNNLELEIPSIVTTAFTDTEYLLDAIKLRVDNYIIKPVNIKELLNSLHDVLLPKIQAKEIERSYNIIKTISAVTDSKQVEIIRFIIKNLDNDNMLNYSYSEIMEQVDVSKPTVIKLFKQLGDQGILTKIQNKKYLFDETKLPLPENA from the coding sequence ATGAACAAGCGCAATTTTGAATTACTCGGTAGTTTTACGATTCTTTACATCGAAGATGAGGCGGATCTGCTCAAGCACACGACCTCTGTTTTGGAAGATTTTGTGAAAAAAATCTATCCCGTGCAAACCATTGATGAAGCTCTTGAGATCGTTCAAAACGAAAAAATCGACGTGATTATCGCCGACATTCACCTCAAATACAGCAATGGACTAGACTTCTTACGCACGGTTAAAAACAACCTTGAACTTGAAATTCCGTCCATCGTCACAACAGCCTTCACCGATACCGAGTATCTGCTCGATGCCATTAAATTGCGTGTTGACAACTACATCATCAAACCTGTGAACATCAAAGAGCTTCTAAACTCTCTGCACGATGTACTTTTACCTAAAATTCAAGCCAAAGAGATTGAGCGTTCTTACAACATCATCAAAACCATTTCCGCAGTGACCGATAGCAAACAGGTGGAAATTATTCGCTTCATCATCAAAAACTTAGACAATGACAATATGCTCAACTACTCCTACAGCGAAATTATGGAGCAAGTCGATGTCAGCAAGCCTACCGTCATCAAGCTTTTCAAACAACTTGGCGACCAAGGCATTCTGACGAAGATTCAAAATAAAAAATACCTTTTCGACGAGACCAAATTACCGCTTCCGGAGAATGCATGA